A genome region from Anaerolineae bacterium includes the following:
- the aroB gene encoding 3-dehydroquinate synthase, whose translation MSRDLARNLVLTGFMGSGKTEVGRAVAEHLGRRFVDMDEVLARRLGMSVPDIFRRLGEPFFRAEESRLARELADERELVIATGGGTLVDRGNREALGATGLLVRLTASPEALWERVSGTRGRPMLEAGDRRGRMEELLQQREPAYREIPHQVDTTGLAVEQVVARVVDIAANAEHTGERALGVHYPGGFYPVFVTRGGLKAAGLYLRSRGLVGRVAVIGDDTVVDLWGETLVRGLAERGLDATVLRFPAGERSKTLATVESLVTDMVEAGLGRDCIVIALGGGVVGDTAGLVAALYMRGVPLVQVPTTLLAAFDSSVGGKVAVDLPAGKNLVGAFKQPDLVLVDAECMETLPNEERRAGLAEAVKHGVIADPELFRRLETGQYDLLEVIERSIRVKVGVVEEDPYEQGRRAVLNLGHTFGHAYEKLSDFRLRHGEAVAIGMVLAARLARHRGLTAPDLEERLVACLQTTGLPVKPPPYVPDAVLGAMQADKKRRAGRLRFVLPLALGDVRVYDDVTEEELRAVLPAGDS comes from the coding sequence TTGAGCCGAGACTTGGCGCGTAACCTAGTGCTCACCGGGTTCATGGGGAGTGGCAAGACAGAGGTGGGCCGAGCGGTGGCCGAGCATCTCGGCCGGCGCTTTGTGGACATGGACGAAGTACTAGCGCGGCGGCTGGGCATGAGCGTGCCCGACATCTTCCGGCGACTGGGAGAGCCCTTCTTCCGGGCTGAGGAGAGTCGGCTGGCTCGGGAACTGGCGGACGAGCGCGAGTTGGTGATCGCCACAGGAGGCGGCACCCTGGTGGATCGCGGCAACCGGGAGGCGCTGGGGGCCACGGGCTTGCTGGTGCGGCTGACGGCGTCGCCGGAAGCGTTATGGGAGCGGGTCTCGGGCACTCGGGGGCGGCCCATGCTGGAAGCGGGCGATCGCCGGGGGCGCATGGAGGAGCTCCTCCAGCAGCGCGAGCCGGCCTACCGAGAGATACCGCATCAGGTGGACACCACCGGACTGGCGGTGGAGCAGGTCGTGGCTCGAGTGGTGGACATCGCTGCCAACGCCGAGCACACCGGCGAGCGCGCCCTGGGGGTGCACTACCCCGGTGGCTTCTACCCCGTGTTCGTCACCCGCGGGGGACTCAAGGCCGCCGGCCTGTACCTGCGGTCGCGGGGCCTGGTCGGGCGGGTGGCCGTGATTGGCGACGATACGGTCGTCGACTTGTGGGGCGAGACCCTGGTGCGCGGCCTAGCGGAGCGAGGCCTGGACGCCACTGTGCTGAGGTTCCCCGCCGGCGAACGCAGCAAGACGCTGGCGACGGTGGAGAGCCTGGTGACCGACATGGTGGAGGCGGGCCTCGGGCGCGACTGCATCGTGATTGCCCTGGGTGGCGGGGTAGTGGGGGACACGGCCGGGCTGGTCGCGGCCCTCTACATGCGTGGCGTGCCTCTGGTGCAGGTACCCACCACGCTTCTGGCGGCCTTCGACTCGAGCGTGGGAGGCAAGGTGGCCGTGGACCTACCCGCGGGCAAGAACCTGGTGGGCGCGTTCAAGCAGCCGGATTTGGTGCTGGTGGACGCGGAGTGTATGGAGACCCTGCCGAACGAGGAGAGACGGGCCGGCCTGGCGGAGGCGGTCAAGCATGGTGTCATCGCCGATCCGGAGCTGTTCCGGAGACTGGAAACGGGCCAGTATGACCTGTTGGAGGTGATCGAGCGTTCCATCCGGGTCAAGGTCGGCGTGGTGGAGGAGGACCCCTACGAGCAGGGCCGCAGGGCCGTGCTCAACCTGGGGCATACCTTTGGACACGCCTACGAGAAGCTGAGCGACTTCCGGCTAAGACACGGCGAGGCAGTTGCCATCGGCATGGTGCTGGCGGCTCGACTGGCCCGGCACCGGGGGCTTACGGCGCCGGACCTGGAGGAACGGCTGGTGGCCTGCTTGCAGACGACGGGGTTGCCGGTGAAACCGCCTCCCTATGTGCCTGACGCGGTCCTGGGCGCCATGCAGGCGGACAAGAAGCGCCGCGCAGGCCGCCTTCGATTCGTCTTGCCCCTGGCCTTGGGCGACGTCCGGGTCTACGACGACGTGACCGAAGAGGAGTTGCGCGCCGTCCTGCCCGCGGGCGACTCCTGA
- the aroC gene encoding chorismate synthase, whose amino-acid sequence MRFLTAGESHGPALVAIVEGTPAGLRLSQEDIRRDLRRRQVGYGRGGRMAIESDEGEILAGVINGVTSGAPIAILVRNRDWANWRDRPWPRLSIPRPGHADLPGVLKYELDDCRPVLERASARETAARVAAGAVARRVLQDCGVAVGSYVEGIGEAALPPLEPHWELVQQADESDVRCPDPETADAMRREIDRARADGDSLGGVLVVLATGLPPGLGSHVQWDRRLDGRLAQAAMSVQAIKGVEIGPAFANATQRGTRVHDGIVPSSEGPVTVGEAGRLRASNRCGGLEGGMTTGQLLVLRAAMKPIPTTLAPQPSLDLDSGQATETRYERSDVCAVPAAAVVVEAMACLVLADALLDKFGGDSMASLQAALSRYLERPLVGPGAARGDG is encoded by the coding sequence TTGCGGTTCCTGACGGCAGGTGAGTCGCACGGCCCGGCTCTGGTTGCCATCGTGGAGGGTACCCCAGCAGGGCTGCGGCTGAGTCAGGAAGACATCCGGCGGGACCTGCGCCGGCGCCAGGTGGGCTACGGCCGCGGTGGCCGGATGGCCATCGAGAGCGATGAGGGGGAGATCCTTGCCGGTGTCATCAATGGGGTCACATCGGGTGCGCCCATCGCCATCCTGGTGCGCAACCGCGACTGGGCCAACTGGCGCGATCGTCCCTGGCCTCGCCTGTCTATCCCCCGCCCGGGTCACGCCGACCTGCCGGGGGTGCTGAAGTACGAGTTGGATGACTGCCGACCGGTGTTGGAGCGGGCCAGCGCCCGGGAGACGGCAGCCCGGGTGGCTGCCGGGGCGGTGGCTCGGCGGGTACTGCAGGACTGCGGAGTCGCGGTAGGCTCTTACGTGGAGGGTATAGGCGAAGCCGCTCTCCCGCCCCTGGAGCCGCACTGGGAGCTTGTGCAGCAGGCGGACGAGAGCGACGTGCGCTGTCCTGACCCAGAGACGGCCGACGCCATGCGTCGAGAGATAGATCGGGCTCGGGCCGACGGGGACTCGCTGGGAGGGGTGCTGGTGGTGCTGGCGACTGGCCTGCCGCCGGGGCTGGGCTCGCACGTGCAATGGGACCGACGCCTAGACGGGCGGCTGGCCCAGGCGGCCATGAGCGTTCAAGCGATCAAGGGAGTGGAGATCGGACCCGCCTTCGCCAATGCCACGCAGCGCGGCACGCGGGTCCACGACGGCATAGTACCGTCGTCCGAGGGGCCGGTCACGGTGGGGGAGGCAGGCCGGCTGCGCGCGTCCAACCGGTGCGGCGGCCTAGAAGGCGGCATGACCACGGGGCAATTGCTGGTGCTGCGGGCAGCCATGAAGCCCATCCCTACCACTCTCGCTCCCCAGCCATCTCTGGACCTGGACAGCGGGCAGGCGACGGAAACCCGCTACGAGCGCTCAGACGTGTGCGCGGTGCCCGCGGCCGCAGTGGTGGTGGAAGCGATGGCTTGTCTGGTTCTCGCTGACGCCCTGCTGGACAAGTTCGGCGGCGACTCGATGGCATCTCTCCAGGCAGCCTTGTCACGGTACCTGGAACGACCGCTGGTCGGGCCCGGAGCAGCGAGGGGGGACGGTTGA
- the aroF gene encoding 3-deoxy-7-phosphoheptulonate synthase gives MIVEMKAGASQAQLDAVIGRARSLGFDVQLNIGTDKVVVAILGSNTGRVPTDSFAVIPGVESVTRIMRPYKLASREFRSERTVVHVGSISIGGDTPVVMAGPCSVESLEQMLATAESVKASGATVLRGGAYKPRSSPFSFQGLGAGGLEILRQVKERTGMPVVTEVMDPRQIEEVAEVADILQVGARNMQNFALLRELGRSRHPVVLKRGLSATIEEWLETADYLLAEGNEQVILCERGIRTFETATRFTLDISAIGVVKRYSHLPILVDPSHAAGHYELVPSLAKAALAAGADGLIIEVHPNPVEALSDGLQSLTFSDFARLMTDLGELSVGLRRPLKQSA, from the coding sequence ATGATCGTTGAGATGAAAGCGGGAGCATCCCAGGCGCAGTTGGACGCCGTCATCGGCCGGGCTCGGTCGCTAGGCTTCGACGTGCAGCTGAACATCGGCACAGACAAGGTAGTGGTGGCCATCCTGGGCAGCAACACTGGCCGTGTTCCTACCGACAGCTTCGCCGTAATCCCGGGAGTGGAAAGCGTCACCCGGATCATGCGGCCCTACAAGCTTGCCTCCCGCGAGTTTCGCTCCGAGCGTACCGTAGTGCACGTGGGCAGCATCTCCATTGGCGGCGACACTCCCGTGGTGATGGCGGGCCCCTGCTCGGTGGAGAGCCTGGAGCAGATGCTGGCCACGGCGGAGTCGGTGAAGGCGTCTGGCGCCACGGTTCTCCGTGGAGGAGCCTACAAGCCGCGCTCCTCCCCCTTTAGCTTCCAGGGCCTGGGCGCAGGTGGGCTCGAGATCCTGCGCCAAGTGAAAGAGCGCACGGGAATGCCCGTGGTCACCGAGGTCATGGACCCCCGACAGATCGAGGAAGTGGCCGAGGTAGCAGATATTCTCCAGGTAGGCGCCCGTAACATGCAGAATTTCGCCCTTCTGCGAGAGCTGGGCCGCTCGCGTCACCCAGTCGTCCTCAAACGAGGGCTGTCAGCCACCATCGAGGAGTGGCTGGAAACGGCCGACTACCTGCTGGCCGAGGGAAACGAGCAGGTAATCCTCTGCGAGCGGGGCATCCGGACCTTCGAGACTGCCACCCGCTTCACCCTCGACATCAGCGCCATCGGCGTGGTCAAGCGCTACAGCCACCTGCCCATCCTGGTGGATCCCAGCCACGCCGCCGGCCATTACGAACTCGTGCCCTCACTGGCCAAGGCAGCCCTAGCCGCAGGGGCCGACGGACTCATAATCGAGGTGCACCCGAACCCGGTGGAAGCTCTTTCCGATGGGCTTCAGAGCCTTACCTTCAGCGACTTCGCCCGCCTGATGACCGATCTGGGCGAGCTGAGCGTCGGGCTCAGACGCCCACTGAAGCAGTCCGCCTGA
- a CDS encoding fused MFS/spermidine synthase, translated as MQRSTEVHLAVFAGGFCSLGLEMAASRLLNSYFGSSQIVWAVLIGMVLLYLTAGYYLGGRLADRSPRPRTLFLLVAWAGAPVGLIPFVAQPILRYGQEALDRYLASLLVLSLFGVVTLLSVPTVMLGCVSPFATRLVVRQVGSSGRSSGAVYAVSTVGSLLGTFAVSLVLIPTAGTRSAFLVQAALLVVVGLIGLARTGGLQASQLAMLAVLVVAAVLLPGGALRAVPDMIHEQESPYNYIQVVERRGGRLLYLNEGQGIHSVYRPDMVLTGSVWDLFLLAPYFNPAPYGPEDVGSLCLIGLAGGTIAKQYTQVYGPIPIDGAELDPDIIEVGRRFFDMNEPNLNAVAADGRYFLAHSPREYDVIIIDAYRPPYIPPHLTTVEFFQEADRHLTELGVVAINVGRSTTDDSLVRALASTMAVVFPDVYVVDLPLSLAGLSNSMVVGTRQDTDIQQFQVNLAALTDPRLVEVARRVQGRVRATPGEGQVFTDDHAPVEQVVHRLILDYLRSPSQ; from the coding sequence ATGCAGCGCTCGACCGAGGTCCACCTAGCGGTCTTCGCGGGGGGATTCTGCAGCCTGGGGTTGGAGATGGCGGCCTCGCGGTTGCTCAACAGCTACTTCGGCTCCTCCCAGATCGTGTGGGCCGTCCTGATCGGCATGGTGCTGCTGTATCTCACGGCAGGATACTACCTCGGTGGCCGCCTGGCCGACCGATCGCCCAGGCCGCGCACTCTCTTTCTGTTGGTCGCCTGGGCCGGTGCACCGGTGGGACTCATCCCCTTCGTGGCCCAACCGATCCTCCGCTATGGACAGGAGGCGCTGGATCGCTATCTCGCCAGCCTGCTGGTGCTCTCGCTGTTTGGTGTGGTCACCCTTCTGTCCGTGCCCACCGTGATGCTGGGCTGCGTGAGCCCCTTTGCCACGCGCTTGGTGGTGAGGCAGGTGGGATCGTCGGGCAGATCGTCGGGGGCCGTCTACGCCGTGTCTACAGTGGGCAGCCTGCTGGGCACTTTCGCTGTCAGCCTGGTCCTTATCCCAACTGCAGGGACCAGGAGCGCCTTTCTGGTGCAGGCCGCGCTACTGGTCGTAGTGGGGTTGATCGGACTGGCTCGGACGGGCGGCCTGCAAGCCTCCCAGCTCGCCATGCTGGCGGTTCTGGTGGTGGCGGCGGTGCTATTGCCCGGAGGGGCGCTGAGGGCGGTGCCCGACATGATCCACGAGCAGGAATCGCCCTATAACTACATTCAGGTAGTGGAGCGGCGTGGCGGACGGTTGCTGTACCTCAACGAGGGACAGGGCATCCACTCAGTGTACCGTCCGGACATGGTGCTAACGGGGAGCGTGTGGGACCTGTTCCTTCTCGCTCCCTACTTCAACCCCGCGCCCTACGGGCCGGAGGATGTGGGGAGCCTGTGCTTGATCGGGCTCGCCGGAGGCACCATCGCCAAGCAGTACACGCAGGTGTACGGTCCCATACCCATAGACGGGGCCGAGCTAGATCCGGACATCATCGAGGTGGGGCGCAGGTTCTTCGACATGAACGAGCCCAACCTGAACGCCGTAGCCGCGGACGGGAGGTACTTCCTGGCCCACTCGCCCAGGGAGTACGACGTCATCATCATTGACGCCTACCGCCCGCCGTACATCCCGCCTCACCTAACCACGGTGGAGTTCTTCCAGGAGGCAGATCGCCACCTGACGGAGCTAGGGGTGGTGGCCATTAACGTAGGGCGATCCACTACGGATGACAGCCTAGTGAGGGCACTTGCCAGCACCATGGCAGTGGTGTTTCCGGATGTCTACGTGGTAGACCTGCCACTGTCCCTGGCGGGGCTGAGTAACAGCATGGTGGTGGGTACCAGGCAGGATACAGACATTCAGCAGTTTCAGGTCAACCTGGCGGCCCTGACCGATCCTCGCCTGGTCGAGGTGGCTAGACGGGTGCAGGGGAGGGTGCGAGCCACCCCAGGCGAGGGACAGGTGTTCACTGACGACCATGCACCGGTGGAGCAAGTGGTGCACCGCCTGATCCTGGACTACCTCCGGTCGCCTTCGCAGTGA
- a CDS encoding gamma-glutamyl-gamma-aminobutyrate hydrolase family protein, with the protein MTSCHSHQAEPHPAGAVRPLIGVGCVRLPGQKGGHGAQGVSDPYLRAISVAGADAVLIPVGLTASSLARAVAGVDAVLLVGGGDVEPSWYGEERRAQCGTADSERDHSEIALVRVAVAQKKPLLAICRGIQVLNVALGGTLYQDIPTDRPDSTLLHRSPERQALVHSVQLEADSHLAAVVGRREIRVNSMHHQAVRDVASALRAVGWSPDGLVEAVEMPGEVLVMGVQWHPEELIALQEHSRRLFGALAAAASHQSAAFPRGA; encoded by the coding sequence ATGACATCATGCCACTCTCATCAGGCGGAGCCCCACCCGGCAGGGGCTGTCCGGCCTCTGATTGGCGTGGGGTGCGTCCGTCTTCCGGGACAGAAGGGCGGGCATGGCGCACAGGGCGTTTCCGATCCGTACCTGAGGGCGATCTCTGTCGCGGGAGCGGACGCGGTACTGATCCCGGTCGGGTTGACCGCGTCCTCCCTGGCGCGGGCGGTCGCCGGGGTGGATGCGGTGCTGCTTGTGGGCGGTGGCGACGTGGAGCCTTCCTGGTACGGGGAGGAGCGCCGGGCCCAATGCGGCACGGCCGACAGCGAGCGCGATCACAGTGAGATCGCGTTGGTCAGGGTGGCTGTGGCACAGAAGAAGCCCCTTCTGGCCATCTGTCGTGGGATACAAGTACTCAACGTAGCCCTGGGCGGCACTCTCTACCAGGACATCCCCACCGACCGGCCCGATTCGACCCTGCTCCACCGCTCGCCGGAGCGGCAGGCGCTCGTGCACTCGGTCCAGCTGGAGGCCGACAGCCACCTGGCGGCTGTGGTAGGCCGCCGCGAGATACGGGTGAACAGCATGCACCATCAGGCGGTCAGGGACGTAGCCAGTGCCCTGAGGGCAGTGGGGTGGTCGCCCGATGGCCTGGTGGAGGCGGTGGAGATGCCGGGGGAAGTGCTGGTAATGGGGGTGCAGTGGCATCCGGAAGAGCTGATCGCCCTGCAGGAGCACTCCCGCCGGCTTTTCGGCGCCCTGGCGGCGGCTGCCAGTCACCAATCTGCGGCCTTTCCCAGAGGCGCGTAA
- the thpR gene encoding RNA 2',3'-cyclic phosphodiesterase has translation MLRLFIAVELPRSVREALAEVQRGLRAHPGSRHVRWTDPEGTHLTLRFLGETQEQTVPAVERCLVEACLTCPPLKLKLDGIGAFPSRKRPRVVWVGLDAGDDAERLAALQGALERGVVRLGYPPEERAFSAHLTLGRVRRGAGPRELGEVTEMLDVGVTVPALSFEVPSVSLMCSTLRPEGAVYSRVSEGVLVGR, from the coding sequence TTGCTGAGGCTGTTCATCGCTGTGGAGCTACCCCGCTCGGTGCGCGAGGCGCTGGCCGAGGTGCAGAGAGGGCTTAGGGCCCACCCGGGAAGTCGCCACGTGCGCTGGACCGATCCGGAGGGGACTCACCTGACCCTGAGGTTCCTGGGAGAGACCCAGGAGCAGACGGTGCCGGCGGTGGAGCGCTGCCTGGTGGAGGCCTGCCTGACCTGTCCGCCGCTTAAGCTGAAGCTAGACGGGATAGGCGCCTTTCCCAGCCGTAAGCGCCCTCGGGTGGTCTGGGTGGGGCTGGACGCGGGCGACGATGCAGAACGGTTGGCGGCTCTGCAGGGAGCCCTGGAGCGGGGAGTGGTGCGGCTGGGATACCCTCCGGAGGAGCGGGCCTTCTCTGCCCATCTTACCCTGGGCCGAGTCCGTCGCGGCGCTGGGCCGCGGGAGTTGGGAGAGGTAACCGAGATGCTGGACGTCGGCGTGACAGTCCCAGCGCTCAGTTTCGAGGTGCCGAGCGTAAGCCTCATGTGCAGCACCCTCCGACCGGAAGGGGCGGTGTACTCCCGCGTGTCCGAGGGGGTCCTGGTCGGCCGATGA
- a CDS encoding amidohydrolase has protein sequence MIVDAHVHVFPPDWVAAKEHLLARDSYFETLYRGPRGHMASADDLLRSMDEAGVRLSVAAGFGWEDGGLCREQNDYLLECVRRHPERIVGLATVNPARVREAEGEAVRAIEAGLSGIGELMPDGPGYSLDDRKVMEPLARVAESLQVPVLVHVSEPVGHSYPGKGTVAPAQVVATAQAFPSLTLVCAHWGGGLPFYELMPEVARALARVYYDTAAWPLLYRDEVFASMAGVAPHKVLFATDYPLISQRQALQRLDGVRWDGAVREAVLGGNALRVYRGRKGHC, from the coding sequence ATGATCGTAGACGCTCACGTTCATGTGTTTCCTCCGGACTGGGTGGCGGCGAAGGAGCACCTGCTGGCGCGGGACTCCTATTTCGAGACGTTGTACCGGGGGCCCAGGGGGCACATGGCTAGTGCGGATGACCTGCTGCGGTCCATGGACGAGGCTGGGGTGCGGCTCTCAGTGGCGGCGGGTTTTGGCTGGGAAGACGGCGGACTCTGCCGAGAGCAGAACGACTACTTATTGGAGTGCGTGCGGCGGCACCCTGAGCGGATTGTGGGGCTGGCGACGGTCAATCCAGCGCGTGTGCGGGAGGCGGAAGGCGAGGCGGTTCGGGCGATAGAGGCGGGCCTAAGTGGGATCGGCGAGTTGATGCCCGACGGACCCGGATACAGCCTGGACGACCGGAAGGTGATGGAGCCGTTGGCGCGAGTGGCCGAGAGTCTGCAGGTCCCGGTGCTGGTGCACGTGTCCGAGCCGGTGGGGCACTCCTATCCGGGCAAGGGCACGGTTGCGCCGGCCCAGGTGGTTGCCACGGCGCAGGCCTTTCCCTCTCTCACCCTTGTGTGCGCCCACTGGGGCGGTGGTCTGCCCTTCTACGAGCTTATGCCCGAGGTGGCCCGGGCGCTGGCGCGGGTGTACTACGATACGGCGGCGTGGCCGCTCCTCTACCGGGACGAGGTGTTCGCCTCGATGGCTGGCGTGGCGCCCCATAAGGTTCTGTTTGCCACGGACTACCCGCTCATCTCTCAGCGACAGGCGCTGCAGCGGCTGGACGGGGTGCGGTGGGACGGCGCTGTGCGGGAAGCCGTCCTGGGAGGTAACGCACTGCGCGTGTATAGGGGGAGGAAGGGACATTGCTGA
- a CDS encoding response regulator transcription factor: protein MEGKGCILVVDDEPQFAGVIELMLRQEGFDVDLAHDGLDGLRKAFDRKPDIILLDIMMPRMDGWELCRRLRDVSEVPIIVISARGREADIVRALELGADDYLVKPFGATELIARVYALMRRTGFRQSAVARPLTFGNVVVDLKRHRVSKNGQEVGLTPTEFRLLSTLVRAAGRVLPHRYLLTEIWGSDYADQLQYLRLYVRYLREKLEDDPTNPKLIITEWGIGYRLRAPDD, encoded by the coding sequence ATGGAAGGCAAAGGCTGCATCCTGGTGGTAGACGACGAGCCTCAGTTCGCGGGGGTGATCGAGCTGATGCTGCGCCAGGAGGGCTTCGACGTTGACCTGGCCCATGACGGGCTGGACGGCCTGCGGAAGGCCTTCGACCGCAAGCCGGATATCATCCTGCTCGATATCATGATGCCCCGCATGGACGGATGGGAGCTCTGTCGTCGGCTGAGGGACGTGAGCGAGGTGCCCATCATAGTTATCAGCGCCCGCGGACGAGAGGCCGACATCGTGCGCGCCCTCGAGCTGGGTGCCGACGACTACCTGGTCAAACCGTTCGGAGCCACCGAGCTGATAGCACGGGTGTACGCCCTTATGCGCCGCACGGGCTTCCGCCAATCGGCGGTCGCCAGGCCGCTCACCTTCGGCAACGTGGTGGTGGACCTCAAGCGGCACCGGGTAAGCAAGAACGGCCAGGAGGTAGGGCTCACGCCCACTGAGTTCCGGCTGCTCTCTACCCTGGTGCGAGCCGCCGGGCGCGTCCTCCCACATCGGTATCTGCTGACCGAGATCTGGGGTTCCGACTACGCCGACCAGCTCCAGTACCTTCGGCTCTACGTGCGGTACCTGCGAGAGAAGCTCGAAGACGATCCCACCAACCCCAAGCTCATCATAACCGAGTGGGGCATCGGCTATCGCCTGCGCGCCCCGGACGATTGA
- a CDS encoding histone deacetylase → MMSSPVTSSDAVVGCAYDPIFLSHDLPTHPENAGRLRAILSTLQERGLQERLLSIPVRPARESWITRVHDPAYLVWLREASRPPVRHVDQDNYIGPGSYQAAVAAVGATVECVRAVLEGVSRSALALVRPPGHHALPEQMMGFCLLNNVACAAAYAMEEMGLERVLILDYDAHHGNGTQQAFWEDPQVLYVSIHQRPLFPGSGSAAERGSGPGLGYTVNLPLPPGSGDESYSFLTDAIIDPLARSFRPQLVLVSAGYDAHWREPLANLRADVSGFDRLTTRILALAEEHCEGHLVLVLEGGYDEQVLGTCVANAAEILLGTPGNCLDPIGPAPLPAADDLRHLESLRHGLLG, encoded by the coding sequence ATGATGTCATCGCCGGTCACCTCCTCCGATGCGGTCGTGGGCTGTGCCTACGACCCGATATTCCTAAGCCACGACCTTCCCACCCACCCAGAGAACGCCGGCAGGCTACGGGCCATACTGTCCACGCTGCAAGAGCGCGGCTTGCAGGAGCGTCTCCTCTCCATCCCGGTGCGGCCGGCCCGGGAGAGCTGGATCACCCGGGTGCACGACCCCGCCTACCTCGTCTGGCTCCGGGAGGCGTCGCGGCCACCGGTCCGCCATGTGGACCAGGACAACTACATTGGCCCCGGTTCCTACCAGGCCGCAGTAGCCGCCGTCGGAGCTACTGTGGAGTGCGTGCGTGCCGTCCTCGAAGGTGTCTCTCGCTCGGCGCTGGCTCTGGTTCGACCGCCGGGCCACCATGCTCTGCCCGAGCAGATGATGGGCTTCTGCCTGCTCAACAACGTCGCCTGTGCCGCTGCCTACGCAATGGAGGAGATGGGGTTGGAGCGCGTGCTCATCCTCGATTACGATGCCCACCACGGCAACGGCACCCAGCAGGCTTTCTGGGAAGACCCCCAGGTGCTCTACGTATCCATTCACCAGCGTCCCCTCTTCCCCGGTTCCGGCTCCGCCGCCGAGCGGGGCTCCGGTCCGGGCCTGGGCTATACGGTGAACCTTCCCCTACCGCCGGGTAGCGGCGATGAGTCCTACAGTTTCCTCACCGACGCCATCATCGATCCGCTCGCGCGGTCGTTCCGGCCTCAGTTGGTCCTGGTCTCAGCCGGGTACGACGCCCACTGGCGAGAGCCCCTGGCCAACCTACGCGCCGACGTGTCTGGGTTCGATCGCCTGACCACCCGGATCCTGGCCCTGGCTGAGGAGCACTGCGAGGGCCACCTGGTCCTGGTGCTTGAGGGCGGCTACGACGAGCAGGTCCTCGGCACTTGCGTGGCCAACGCGGCCGAGATCCTCCTGGGCACGCCTGGCAACTGCCTAGACCCTATAGGCCCGGCCCCTCTACCTGCTGCAGACGACCTCCGGCACCTGGAGTCGTTGCGGCACGGCCTGCTGGGCTGA
- a CDS encoding MFS transporter — protein MRSTSRLLLNRLVGLYEVARGRGPYDVQERNVALLYLDIAAASVMAAAANFNGALALRLGASNALIGLMTSLPALITMIGMIPASVIVERQTRRWPMMLRSLLITRVLFFLIVLIPLVVPAPYQAAAFVALLTIRFVPVLIFSAGFDSALADMIAPRLRAQVFSWRNILATAATILALLLIRPWLELAPFPLNYQVVYMMGGLAGLVSYWFLIRMQVPDSVPHLPAERGRRLNLEMVRETLAGNRAYVRFLVNSLAGNAGAYLASPLYIIYYVRTLNASDGWIASATLAANLAAMVGFFVWRRLLPRLGEDKTLRATWPITGLYPLLIGISGSLNTVILVILWYGVISPGLNLSHYNTLLEVCPQARRPTYISVYSALNNALAFALPMLAVALANRFGLTPVLALASLLWIAGGVLFSVNPVGVPDVSRQGAER, from the coding sequence ATGCGCAGTACTTCGCGCTTGCTTCTAAACCGGTTGGTTGGCCTGTACGAGGTGGCCCGAGGCCGGGGGCCATACGATGTGCAGGAGCGCAACGTCGCTCTGCTCTACCTAGACATCGCGGCGGCCTCGGTGATGGCGGCGGCGGCCAACTTCAATGGGGCGCTGGCCCTGCGGCTGGGGGCGAGCAACGCCCTCATTGGGCTCATGACCTCGCTCCCAGCCCTGATCACTATGATTGGCATGATCCCGGCCTCGGTGATCGTGGAACGGCAGACGCGGCGCTGGCCCATGATGCTCCGGAGCCTGCTCATCACCCGGGTGCTGTTCTTCCTCATCGTGCTGATCCCGCTGGTGGTACCGGCGCCGTACCAGGCAGCGGCGTTCGTAGCGCTGCTTACCATACGCTTCGTGCCGGTTCTGATCTTCTCTGCTGGTTTCGACTCGGCGCTGGCGGACATGATAGCGCCCCGCTTGCGGGCCCAGGTGTTCTCCTGGCGGAATATCCTGGCTACGGCGGCCACCATCCTGGCGCTGCTTCTGATCCGGCCCTGGCTCGAGCTGGCTCCCTTTCCCCTGAACTACCAGGTCGTCTACATGATGGGCGGCCTGGCCGGCCTGGTGAGTTACTGGTTCTTGATCCGGATGCAGGTGCCAGACTCGGTTCCCCACCTGCCCGCGGAACGAGGGCGGCGGCTGAATCTGGAGATGGTGCGGGAGACCCTGGCGGGCAACCGGGCGTACGTGCGCTTCCTGGTGAACTCCCTGGCTGGCAACGCTGGCGCCTATCTCGCCAGCCCGCTCTACATAATCTACTACGTACGCACGCTGAACGCGTCGGACGGGTGGATTGCCAGTGCCACGCTGGCCGCGAACCTTGCGGCCATGGTGGGGTTCTTCGTCTGGAGGCGGCTCCTGCCCCGGCTGGGTGAGGACAAGACTCTGAGGGCCACCTGGCCCATCACCGGGCTCTACCCTCTGCTCATCGGGATATCCGGGTCGCTCAACACCGTCATCCTGGTGATCCTCTGGTACGGCGTGATCTCACCCGGGCTCAACCTGAGCCACTACAACACGTTGCTGGAGGTCTGCCCCCAGGCCCGCCGTCCGACGTACATCTCGGTGTACAGCGCCCTCAACAATGCCCTCGCCTTTGCGCTTCCCATGCTAGCGGTGGCACTGGCGAACCGGTTCGGGCTAACGCCCGTGCTGGCTCTTGCCAGCTTGCTTTGGATCGCTGGAGGGGTGCTGTTCAGCGTCAACCCGGTGGGGGTGCCCGACGTCAGCCGCCAAGGGGCAGAACGCTGA